The DNA sequence GGTTCTACGCGTCAGTTTGCACGTCATGTATAGTTCATGTTGCGCGTCCACGCACTGGTGATGAGACATCTGCAGACACGCTCCTTTCTCTGTACTGCTACTCCGCCCCCAATTTGGGGACGGGGCCAAAGCTTGGCACCCCATCCAAGTTACTGATAGTTCCTGATGGAAGTACAGAGTGGGGTAAAACGATAGCACACTAATTAGCACGCAAGGGACGACGAAATAGAATCATGGGACACTAGAGAAGCCATTATGTTGCAGCAGTGTCAAAGATGTTGAATAGTACTTGTTAAATGCAGTAACATTTACGACGGCCTCCGTACAGCCACGGTCCATTTGAGGTCCTGCAGTTAAGCTGCAAACTTTTAACAGTAAGAAGAACCGGGGAGTAAGTGATCAGTTGAAAGCTAAAGCACGTACCTCTCTATTCTTATCAACAAGGAAGTCATATGAGCACAGTTTAAAAACCAACAGGCTTCTTAGAAGCTCGAgagtgtttttgcttttgtaggCTTCTTTGGTCTGTTCAAAGTCAACAGAGATCTTGTTTTTGGATACCACGTTGTCCCTGACATTAGATCGTTGTGCCCGCGTTTTTGTTTTAGAGTTCACAGCTCTGTAATGATGCGTCGAGGTGATCGTGGAAGGCCACCTGGCCTGGCTGAAGACCGCCGGTCTTCTACACCTGTTAACAAAAGCGACGCACGCAAAGACATTGGAAGTTCTGCGGTACCACATTACTTTTAGACGTTCTGTTGACGGTCCAGAAAGAACGCAGATCAaggctgccacacacacctccttcgCCTTGAAAAGCTATAGGCTGCATACTGGAGGACCGCCTTCATGCCCGATTAAAGGACCGTTGATTGGTCAATATTCTTTGACGCTTGTTTACTGGCGTAACGAGATGCGCATGAATTATTAAATCCctggtttttttccccatttgctTAAACTCTTTGTCAATTCTGGAGTAACGTTTtcaaaaaaacatgaaagccTTAAATACAAGCTTGCCGGCCAGAATTTCCAtaaaactgaacagaaacaaaGATGAGATATGGCAAATGAATAAATTCATGACTcgtatttgtgtttgtaatgtatgtCACTGGTTGATACTCTGCATAGTTCTAGTATTTGACGAAAGCAAGTATAAGCACAGCATGGACTGGACTCTTTTGACCTGAGGTTATTTCTGAGGTTGTTTTTACCAACTTTTACCAACTTTAGCAACTGCCCCTCTCCTCTTGGTAACgtattttaaaggaacagtaatAATTTTTATCACCAAAAATTAGCAAAcattatttatgaaagtgattgtttataattttttcatcttttccagTTCATATTAGATAAAgaatcaaaatgttttgtagTCCTCAGGTGAggcagtttatgctccatagaacggaggtggccatgtttaaaatacatttagtaCTTTCTGAAGCACCCaagccactaggtgtcagtataatggctgtttcagaAAGTGAAGAAGAACTATTTGGAAAATAActttttgctcatttaaaatgtccttaaacattttctcattaCATAAACGATTAAGagctacacatctctctctgtgctgacaTTCCCTTTGGCATCCATTCTTGCAGGTAGCAGTTGAAACATTGCAAACGATATCAAATTTTGCAATGGTTTGTATATGGTTTCACTCAGGTAATAattgactatatatatatatatatatatatatatatatatatatatatatatatatatatatatagtcaatTATTACCtgagtgaaatatatatatatatatatatatatatatatatatatatatatatatatatatatatatatatatatatatatattgcactttgcttgcacaactgatgaagacACTCTGGtgtattgtgtttaatgtattttactatatttctatcttttatatctttatatcATAAACTACAATATACCGCATTTACTCCCTAGAATCTTTTGTACAcaccgcgcgcgcgcgcgcacacacacacacacacacacacacacacacacacacacacacacacacacacgcgcacatgtgaggggtgtgtgagtgtgtgtggttgtgtgtcgAGAGGGCAGTGCTTAGTTGCGCTGGGAGAAATACTGGCACAAGGCACACCCACTTGGTAGAAAGAGTTTGCAACTGTGGCTTCGGGCAAAACGCTATGCTCATGGAGGAAAGCAAGCTCACCCAATACCGCATAGTCGGGACTCAGGGCCAGCGATAGGGTAACTAATTAGGAATTTCCTTTCGCCACTccttaaataaaacacagaaaaatggcAAAGCGTAATGTTTTATGGTTTCATCTTTAAAATGCGGAGTAATagcagtatttatttaaaatccttTGCTCAACATATCATGACACATTCATTGCTCTAAAACTTTCTCTTTCCCCGGTGCATGAATTGGATTTACTAACGGACCAGGTGGAGAGAATTTTAGCATTATTTTTTGGATTATCAGAACGTTTTTCTTCAGTGATGTTGCTAAATCAACAAATGTTTGGAACACAATAAGCGAGAAACCTTTGCTGGACTCGGAGGGTAAACCTTTTGCTGGACTCGGACGGTAAATCTTTTGCTGGACTCGGAGGGTAAACCTTTTCGGGGTTTGTGGCAAACTTTTGTGCGCTCTCTTCTCCCTGgattggtctctctctctctctctctctctctctctctctctctctctctctctctctctctctctctctctctctctctctctctctcgcagatGTCGTAGCAGATCGTCAAATGTTGGAACCccccaaaagaaaataaacaaatcagagACGTATCTGGAGATAGAACTACTTCCAAACCTGACGTTTCCAGTTTCGGTGTTAACGCGCGGGGATACTGAAAATCGCAAGAAGACGGACTTCGACATCTTGGGTTTCAAAGAAAGGAATGCAGAGCGTAAGAGGCGCGTGGAAGGATGCTGTTTCTCGTACAATGGAACTGAAGAGCACTTTAGCCGTTGTAGTTTTGGTTGTATTATTTTGTCCTACATTCAGCCAGGAACTGAATCCAAAGGGTCGGAATGTCTGCAGAGTGCCAGGGTAAGTGTAAGAGCAATtttatttaaggaaaaaaattaCTTGTAATGTGTCCTCTTATGATGCACGTTATAATTGATGCAAAGGCCTGCGATTTTGGAGAGTATGCGCAGATCATAAAGTGACTTAGCCTacatgtttagaaaaaaaatatctttgaaATTCGACTTCACACTGAGGATTCATAAGGGTTTTTTAATCTCTTGGGTATATATGCCCACAAAACGAGAATAAAGTTTTGCCAGACAACCAGATGTTCACATCTGGAACAGCGCAAGCGCGAGTGAACGACAGAGGGCGACACTAAGAAGTGTCTCTGCGACTGAAGTCGTGGCACTAACCTGGTCACAGTAACACTAATTAACATTACCTACAAgtaactttaaaatatatgtaaatgtactttAATTTTTCATGTAAAACCCTTTGATgcattgtttttctgtcattgACCAAGAAACAGAGTCTTCTGCTTTGGAATTTTGAGAAATATAGCTCAGGAATTTCAGTGTCCTTAAAACTGACCTTATTGTTGTCTTAAAGACTACAGagatcatttgtgtgtgtgtgtgtgtgtgtgtgtgtgtgtgtgtgtgtgtgtgtgtgtgtgtgtgtgtgtgtgtgtgagtgtgtgtgcggtctaatgtaatttaaatatttaatatttagtcaTCTGGTGTTAGAACATCTAACAGATAAATGGGTAAAACCATATTCCAAGGcttcactttgttttgtttcatgagATTAAGTCATTAGACTGGTTCAGTCTGGCCCTAGCCCAGTCATTTCTGTAGTTCAGTCATCATGTCCTGAATGGCAGTCCAGTTGATGATAACTGAATGTGTAATATCAGTGCAGAAACCCAAAATAGAGACCATAACAATGGGCAAAGCTCTTGTGACAGATGTggttacacacatatataaaagtgTTAACAATAGAGGGAATGCCAGATGGAATTTTGTGGAGCAGAATTCAATTCCATTCAAAGCAGCTATGAAGCCAACTAAAAGGGGCTGTGGCAAAGAGAAGCTCCCAGAAGCCACCCTGCCCTAACACAGCACTGGAAGTGTGAAACAGGTGAAGGTGGTGTCCACTGCAATCACATCTGTGATTGAGATTGAGAATCCACTGCAATCACATCTGTGACATCAGTTCCATGTCCCACCAATGCCATCTGCTGATGTCTGTCAGGCCAGGGGTTTGATgcagtgtgagcatgtgtgtgaacataaTCTACTGTGTATGGAATTATTCCAAAGAATAATCTATTGTGTAGGAAATGACTCCATGTAAGAGTTGTAATTTGTCATACTGTAAATGGACTACTGGATCATGTGACCTTTAGGTGGGTCAATTGGCATAGAATTTGTTGGCTGTAACTTTGGTTTTGATCATGTTTTGATCCACACTACCTTCAATCCCCATAGCACCACAGTATGTTTTGGAATTGTGCACTAAATGTTCCAAAACCTCAAAACAGGAGCCATTTAAGGGAATTCTTATCCAAGCGTTTTTGGCTAAAAAAGTCTGCCCTCTTGGTTTTACATCTGGCCAGATACTAAGACTCCTCACTCCAGATGGATATCAATGCACATGAATCAGAACGCAATCCACCAAAAATAATCTGGTGGGAAGAAGGAGAACTGCTCTGGCAGGAAGTTGGCCCTCATTTTGCAGAATTACTAAGAATTTCCACTCGGTTCTCATTTGTTGCTGAATCAAGTTGCACCCCCAGCCGCTGACGGATTTTCAGTTTCCACTCATTTCAGCTTTCGTCCCTTCAAATGAATCAAGTGAAAGTGGTTTTAACTcaccaccctctctctgtcagcTTCTCTCGCACTCTCTTTTTCACTGTGTAGTctaacacagagcagagaagtCAGGCTTGTGGTGAAGCCCATGtctgggacacacacatgcatacagaggCTAACCAAACATTGACTGAAGGCAAAGTACAGCTCAAAGCTCTTGTGGAAGCAGAAGTGTGGATGGGACCTTTTAGGGGTCACatatggaggaggaggaagcacAGCATCTGTGTCACGTCCAACCCGCACAGCAGACCAACCAAAAGCCTGAGAACCGGAGAAGAGTCTACCAGACACTGGGCTAGGCACAGAACAGCTGCAAAAAACCTGTATTTAATCTCCCACGGGGCAAACAAGCAGagcacagaaaatgaaagagactGATGGATTTTTAAACGATGAGTTTCAAAGACAGAACATTTCTCTGGGtgacattaacaaacaaaatgtgagGGGGAGACTTCTAAATGTCTGAGAATGTTTTGTGTCATCACTCCTGTGTATATTAATTGAAAAGGTGTGGTTAAAATGTATCAGGTCAATAGTGTAATTATATAAGTATTGCTAGAAGCTTCTAAAGACCCAATGGGGTGTATATGAGGTAATATATTGCATCTTTCAGTTGTCATTAAAGAAGACATCGCAAGCACAAAATTCCAAGATTCCAAAGGTTTTCCAGAGTTTTCTTCATGGAGTCACTGTCCTCACCCTCATTTTGCTTTCTTAGACTTGCATCTCGGTGTGTTTAATTCTAGGACATGGAATGGTGGAACTAATCACATGAGCCTGTGGCCTCGTCCTGAACCTCTCTGTCATCGTGGCGCTGGGTCACATGATCTCCCAAGAGCCGTTACTTCAAATGCCATGTTTAGATCGCATGTCAGCTGCTTACCACAACGGGTCTTTGCTATGTTTGTATGTGGGGGGCAGGGTGTTATTTGAAGCATCTGCCATTATGTTTTGGAAAGCTACAAATGGTATgcagatattttgtgtgttcCATGTGAACCACATGAACAATGGGACCTATGCCAAGATAATGCAGAGGCAAATGGAGTTTGGGTCAGAGAAACAGTTACGTCTGCTTCGGCTTGCCTTTGGTTCAGCTGTCTTCACTTGTAAATGGCAGTGTAGGCACATCCCTCTGAGTATCCCCCAGTACAGATGTCTACATTAGCACTTTATTCTCATTTCATTCTCCTGGTTGTAACCAAGTTCAAACAATAAATagttatgaaaaaaataataacgtACTTATATGAGGACTGCAGGTGACATTCTAAAAATCCAGTGTCCTCGTAAGAAATTACAGTCTTTCGCGGTTATGGCCCAGTTGGTGAGGTGTGGGGTAAGTCCTTGTGTCTCAGAGCATTGAACTGTGCACTCTCTCCACAGGACACCAGGGTCTGTGTGCTGCAGTGGCTGGGGACAGCTGGGAGACGAGTGTTTAACGCGTAAGAACCTCCCACCCTCCATCTTACTCTGCTGGAACTTGCTGAAAAGGTTTTAGAACAATAGAATTAAGGACTAGCAGTAGACATTTTAAAACTCCCAGAAAGGAGAAGTTAGGTTTGGTGTCAACCATCAGTGGTCTATAGCAATGTTTCTTAACCCAGTCGTCAGGGCCCATGGGAAAGTTCCACAGTTTTGCTTTGTTCAGGTTACCGACACATTGGAATAAAGCAGAAATGTGGAACCGTCTAGTGGGTTTTGAGGACTGGGCTGAGAAGCTCTGGTCTATAGGAACACACTTTAATCCACCATGGAACACTGGTGGGATTTTGTAAATAGTAGAATCTGAAGTTTGGCCAGGTCATCTGGGTAGGCAAAGCATTTGAATACACAAGACAGTTTCTGGGAAGCTTTTGATGGGGgtgaaatgtgtaaaattgGCTTTGTAAATTGCTGATTGAAACTTTAAggtgacattttaaaactgtataTAGTCTTTTAAGAAACATAGTCCTAAGTTTGTTCAGAGATAGTTTATCGGTCTGTTGAGCAGAGGAGTCTGATTCATGTCCTGTTTCATCCCTAGCTCTTTGTGAGGGCAATTTCACCTGCAAGGAGAACGAGGTGTGTGTGCGACCAAATGAATGCCGCTGTCGTCATGGATATTTTGGAGCCAGCTGTGACACCAGTAAGAGGCCATTTTGTGTTAAGACTTCCTTCCTCACCAACAATTTTGGCATTCTATGCAAATTAAGAAGGATGTGCCAATTGCGCTGTTCAAAACAATAACCAAAACATTCCTTCAAATCCAAGTAGATTTTTCATAAGGTTTGTCAGATGTTTAAGataggaaaaaaattaataaataaataaattttatatatatatatattaggaaTTTGTCTAGAAAAAGAGTATCTCTGTTTTTTGAAGTTAGACGTTCTCAGTCCAGTTCTCAGGACTCCCTAGCCAGACATGTTTGCTCTGCTGTATCTCTCAGCTCACCTTAGCCAGGTAATGAAAGTCACTGCAGTTCTTGGTTACCAGGTTCAGAAGTGTGAGGTACTGGTGCACAACAAAATCTGGATCTGGCTGGCGGTCCCTGAGTCTGGATTGGGAAACTCCTGTTTCCCAGCAATATACAAATGAACCTAATATATTTCTATACACTAATACAAGCATCTCTCCATGCCCCTCCAGAGTGCCCAGCTCAGTTCTGGGGCCCTGACTGCAAGGGAAAATGTACATGTCATCCGAACGGCAAGTGCGATGATGTGACCGGCAAGTGCACATGCCACCCCAACCGCTGGGGCGAGATCTGCGAGAAACCGTGCCCATGCCAGAAGGGCAAGTGCGACCAGGAGACAGGCAGGTGTGCGTGCCACCCCGGCTTCTGGGGTCCGCACTGCAGCAACACCTGCTACTGCAGCGTGAACTCGGTGTGCGAGCAGACCACAGGCCGTTGCCTGTGCAGCCCTGGTTGGTACGGCCGCAACTGCCGTGCGCAGTGTGTCTGCAATGGCTCGCCCTGCGAACAGTTAACAGGCCGCTGCCAGTGCCGCGAGCGCCTGTGGGGCCCCAGCTGCGAGCGCTACTGCCAGTGCATGCACGGCAAGTGTAACCAGGTGGACGGCTCGTGCACGTGCAATCTGGGCTACAGGGGGAAGTACTGCCGTGAGCCATGCCCCGCTGGGTTCTACGGGCAGAGCTGCAGGAACAGGTGAggagcgggagggagaggggcAGTAGGGGTGCAGAAATTGCATTCATTCCCCCCTCACCATCATTGGCTTGGTTGTTCGATTGATCTGGCTTTGTTTACAGAGGGATGCTCAGGAACGAATTGGCCCACAATTTGGAAGGTCTTTAAGGTTgcagtgttttggttttaattgaacagacagagaagctTCGGGTTTAGTGGGATTGGGGGTAGTATTAGTAATAGATGGCATATCAGTAATAAGTGTTCTGATTAAGCTTTGGTACtctacacaaatacagaaacatttaGTCAAGGCAGTAAGTCAAGGTGACGCTGGTCATCTCCAGTGAGTGTACTAGGATTTCTTCAGTAGCAGAGCTGCTCCTATGCCCTGTGCATGCTTCTGTATTCCCTCCCCTAACAAAATCGATTAAGTGACAGTCATCAAGCCCTTCTAGGGTAGAGGCAGGCGTGATCATAGCAGGAGGAAATGAAATCTATGTTAATGTTTGAGTGCTACCAGACATACGGAGACAGGGATGTGGGAAAGGTTCGGTGGCTCACCATCCCGCATGGTCCACAGGTGCGGTCACTGTAAGGGCCAGCAGCCTTGCGAGGTGATCATGGGACGTTGCGTCACCTGCGAGAGGGGCTGGAACGGTACCAAGTGCGACCAGATGTGTGCGCCAGGCTTCTTCGGGGAGAACTGCAAGGACGAGTGTCCGCCATGCAAGGACGGCCACTACTGCAACCGCATGGATGGGAAGTGCTCGCACTGCAACCCCGGCTGGATCGGAGACCGGTAGGGCCTCCGGGCACATCGCTCCTTTTAGTTCAGTCTGGTTGAATGAAtagagttcagttcagttcagttcagttcagagaGCTTTTACAGTTTTGCAAAGAGCAGTGAAATTATGAGAACTTATCTTAAGAGATTTAGGAATTGTTATCTGtccctctatttctctgtctctctaactttctctgcttttccatctctctctttctccctgtagGTGTGAGGTTCGCTGTCCCAATGGCACCTACGGCGAGAACTGTGAGAATGACTGCAGTCACTGTTTTAACAGAGTCTGTCACTTTGCTACGGGAGAGTGCCTCTGTGACCCAGGCTTTTACGGGACTTAGTAAGTCCCGCACTCCTCTCAGTAGACATGCAGGCCATCGTTTGCCTGCCCTCTTTAGGCATGAGGTTCAAGTATTTAGGTTGCTGCTAGGAACAGTTGGAAACTACCTTAAACATTCTGAAGTGAACCGAAAACTAAAGTTGCTTTTCAGCATGTTGCTGGTTATCATTTCAACAGACAAGGTCGTTTGGCACCAGTCACACGCTAACGGAGCTCTGCATTTCCAGAtgccttctctttctttcttttttttttttctttcttttaatttttttttttcagaagccATGGACCCGGCAAACGAAACTGTCTGTGATGGTCCCGGAGCTCCTCCAGTCATGCCCTAGAGAGGTTTTGGTCATGTGAAGGGAGGAAAAGGATTATTTCTCTCACTATGTGGCAATTTTCTCTGTTTCACTGATTTCGCTAACATTCCTGTGAGTTTCGTCTGTCGGTACTGTGGATATCACCTTCAGATCCAATGTTAATATGTTCAGTCTTGATTTCATAAGAGGTGTAAGAAACCTAAAAGTTGAATGACATATGAATGACGTAATCTTTCACATCGCCCTCATCAGTATCATGTACCATCAGTAAAAGCAGTGGTCAAAGAGTGTTTGCTGGGTCAGGATTGTATTGTCCAGACACGCCGAGGGACTACGCTATAGGAAGGAAATGCTCCACAGCATGATGTCCCCCtctgagttttggttcctcttaTGGTTTCCTCCTcgtgttctagggagtttttccttgccactgtcggccttgacttgctcactggggcttggacttgaacatttgtaaaactgctttgtgacaacatctgttgtaaaaagcgctatacaaacaaatttgactttttaaaaatgatcattacAGTTAATGGAATATATGTATATTCCTGGCCACAGATAATAATAGCATTCCTCTCAATGTTGAAATGAAAaagttttaataattatttcttgtttgtttattcttgcAGTTGCAATCTGACCTGTGAGTCTGGGCAGTTTGGGGTGAATTGTGCACAAACCTGTCCATGCCATGATAAAAACTGCGACCCAGTGTCTGGAGCCTGCAATCTATGTGAGACaatccttgtttgtgtgtgtgtgtgtgtgtgtgtgtgtgtgtgtgtgtgagcttatTGTGCTCCCCCTCTCATTCTATAGGCTTTGttatgtcatttgttttggaGACGCAGGAGAGTTGCAGGACTGGTGAGATATACTTGTGGGTGTCTTACCTGTCAGATTTTCCATTGCATCATGGGAAGTGAAGGAGATGATGTGATCTGGTGTAATGGGTAGGCTGGGTAATCTGAGGAAGAGTCAGGTAGATTAAAGGGCAAATACCATAACTAGTGTCATTTCTAGGGAAAAGTGGTCTGTTGGagcctttttgtttgtcttgaaATGAGTCTTAAATTGACAAGGGTAACACCGAACTTCTGACCAAAGATCAGAACAATTAAACATGTGAATTAGGTTCATTAGGGCAGTGTTAATGATGCGGTGTGTGGGCACTTTAAAACTCCTTGTGCTGTGCCAGAATCAGGGGCATTGTTTCAGCGTTGTTTAATGTGCAGGCCATCATGTGTTGGTCCATGTGCTCGTGATATGGCTCACGTAGCCATCAAAGCTGAAGGAGGTGGTGATTGGGAAGGAGGATGAAATCTGTCAGTGTCTGGCAGCGTTCGGAGTTTCTAAATTATCCCTCTTGTAATCTCAGAGTATCTCTGAAATATCACAATGTCACAAATGTTACTTTAAATTCAAAGTCGAAGATGAATAAGTCCCCTCAGGCACTGGAAGCAGATGTTATTGTCAACATGTTGTTAGGAGTGTccgtccatgtgtgtgtgtgtgtgtgtgtgtgtgtgtgtgtgcagtactaTGTAGGTCACTGTAGTAGACAGCTGCAGTTCTTACCATGGCCACCTTGATTGTGTTTCCAGAGTGGTGTCTGATTTTTACGGCTGTATCCTTTGGCTCTTTTCCTGCTATGCTCACAAGAGCGCTGCTTCTTAACGAGGAGAGAAGTCCTttaggaagagagtgagagggatagTGAGAGAgtcacagagccagagagagagagtgagtaagaggTCAGTAGAGGTTTTTGGAGGTACTCAAGAACAGCAAACAATAATGTCACCATGGCAGCCCTTAGCCGGGCCTGGTTTTGCACAACTGTGCTGTAAGAGGACTCACTCACACTCCACCTGTCCCTCCCTCACATCCCACTGCGTGACCACTGCAACCACTCCACTGGAACAGATAGTGAAGTTTTCCTGTAGTCACTTTACCGTCAGATACGCGGGCGTAATTGTGGACGTGCGTTTGCAGAAATCACGTTCAATTTATGGCACGATACGGGAATTTGTGGGATGCAAAAAAAAGTCTCGATGGCGTCCAGTAGTGTCACGTGGACTGGTGGTCCTCTGGTTTTCGTCTGTGATACTGAAATGTCTGCTGAGAGCTGTGAGACAGTGTTGACTCTACAGGCTTTTTATTCCCACTGCCTCCTTAGATCCTAACCAGCGGATGGGTGTAATCGCCGCAGCAACGCTTGTTTCCTTTCTACTGCTCATCCTTCTCTTGCTGCTTTGCTGCTGCTTTTTCTGTGGCAACAAGTACCGCAATAGGTGAGTAAGCCAAGAACCACACagcctcccctctgctccctgTAGGAGTCAGGGCTGCATGATATGGGCAGAAATATTGTATCACGATTATATTGCTCCACGCTCTGACTGCGATATGCAGTGCTTTATCAAAACAGCCACAACACCCGCATCCGAAATGAACGTCGGGTACAGATGCTCACAGCgcaaatacaaaacaatgtgATTTGTTTGCATATTGCATCCTTCTGTGACATCAGTATTGCAATGGCCAGTAATTCAACAGTGATTAGCAAATGATGTATTGTGCGGCCTTAGTAACACTGCATCGCTCTATGTGTAATAAAGTTCCAGTATACTGACATATTGCTGTTTCAATGTAAAAGCTCTGAATTTTTTGAAATTCTCTTTCAGACTACTGTTAACTACTGGTTGAAAATTCTAGAACTTTCCTGTAGCTCCATCATTCCATCATTATTATTTCTGCTGCAGTAATTGTGTGcagctgttatttttgttttagagCAATAGAAAACCACGTTTTTCAAATATGTCCCTCTAATGAGTGTGTAATGACTTTTTGGTTTATAAGGTCTCTATGCACATTGTATATATTGAACTCTTCAGCAAATATGCTGTCTTTTAACCCCTTAAGTGTCcgatttattattttaaggcaTAGAATTGTGCAATAAGTTATTCCGTAACTACTTTGAATCTACTATGAATGGTTGGTAAGAACCAGAGTGAGGAAGTTTAGACCTGTTGGAGAGTCTTGTCCTGCTGGTGGGTCCTTGAAGTGTAAGGATCTAAACTTATCTGCTGAAGCCACACAATAATTGAGTTTTACAAATTGTTCATACCTCTcgtcacactgcacacagatcCTATGCACACAGTGGTCTGATTGTAGACATATACTGTGGAGCAGATAAGGTTGATCTAATGTTCATCTCCTGCCTACAGTCTAGATCAGGACAACTACACAAATAGTAAGAAGGCCAAAAGAATCCTGTGTGGGCGATTTAGCCGCATCAGTACCAAGCTGCCCAGGATCCCCCTTCGGAGACAAAAGATGCCCAAAATTGTTGGtatgttaacattttttcagCTCTAGAGTGGATGTACACTCACAGAGTAATGAATGGCTCCTCTCTGATGTTGTGGAATAAAAGCAGCTGGTCCACTTatgaatgcattatttatttattggatgTGATCATTGTTACACCATCTCTTTGGGCTTAAGCATAACACATCCTTTTTGATATCAGTTTCCCTCTtcactgcagtgtgtctgtctggacCGTTTGTAATGGTCCACTCATCTTTTTCATGTTCACACAAAGAAAAGTGTagcttgcatttttaaaaggttgttAAAAATGAATCCTGTCAAAAACGTTCTCATATGACATCAATGACGCATGTTTCACTTCTCATTCACCCGACAT is a window from the Electrophorus electricus isolate fEleEle1 chromosome 9, fEleEle1.pri, whole genome shotgun sequence genome containing:
- the scarf2 gene encoding scavenger receptor class F member 2 isoform X2, translating into MQSVRGAWKDAVSRTMELKSTLAVVVLVVLFCPTFSQELNPKGRNVCRVPGTPGSVCCSGWGQLGDECLTPLCEGNFTCKENEVCVRPNECRCRHGYFGASCDTKCPAQFWGPDCKGKCTCHPNGKCDDVTGKCTCHPNRWGEICEKPCPCQKGKCDQETGRCACHPGFWGPHCSNTCYCSVNSVCEQTTGRCLCSPGWYGRNCRAQCVCNGSPCEQLTGRCQCRERLWGPSCERYCQCMHGKCNQVDGSCTCNLGYRGKYCREPCPAGFYGQSCRNRCGHCKGQQPCEVIMGRCVTCERGWNGTKCDQMCAPGFFGENCKDECPPCKDGHYCNRMDGKCSHCNPGWIGDRCEVRCPNGTYGENCENDCSHCFNRVCHFATGECLCDPGFYGTYCNLTCESGQFGVNCAQTCPCHDKNCDPVSGACNLYPNQRMGVIAAATLVSFLLLILLLLLCCCFFCGNKYRNSLDQDNYTNSKKAKRILCGRFSRISTKLPRIPLRRQKMPKIVASHDPESNFNCSFIEPPSAVEQPTPSWSSQESFSSFETSEDGPVYCVPHEDTVNESNVRPSPNIPAENMVGISEEDAGEYTSLKETQTATKQPSSDASKQPLLKSSDSEGSTSSSEPTMGELYARITRLSKNSKEEEDGGTADTKANDKPPSPGRTKPRPPDPSTKPKVSWIHGTSGAGQSEKGHAPSPPKEKKRISSEGSGKGEEKHRSKEKLNKKGEQKNQDGKKSDGNESPSKSKAHKASDPIEHINGAVQNALKKIGNFHSERKGDTAKEPPKSPNIMHPHMNSEAATLLAAQLKEKTQSLNRNDGLSVGIKPNGVSTPQASREKPTPPQKAKRSVTGTNKPLLPTSSNLQKMVAPVTDSSTPDSKTPEKQAINGTKVVGAADPTPKKTPIKKPPRKKGKDGTAETEPKTTPKTAIMPPQIVK
- the scarf2 gene encoding scavenger receptor class F member 2 isoform X1, producing MQSVRGAWKDAVSRTMELKSTLAVVVLVVLFCPTFSQELNPKGRNVCRVPGTPGSVCCSGWGQLGDECLTPLCEGNFTCKENEVCVRPNECRCRHGYFGASCDTKCPAQFWGPDCKGKCTCHPNGKCDDVTGKCTCHPNRWGEICEKPCPCQKGKCDQETGRCACHPGFWGPHCSNTCYCSVNSVCEQTTGRCLCSPGWYGRNCRAQCVCNGSPCEQLTGRCQCRERLWGPSCERYCQCMHGKCNQVDGSCTCNLGYRGKYCREPCPAGFYGQSCRNRCGHCKGQQPCEVIMGRCVTCERGWNGTKCDQMCAPGFFGENCKDECPPCKDGHYCNRMDGKCSHCNPGWIGDRCEVRCPNGTYGENCENDCSHCFNRVCHFATGECLCDPGFYGTYCNLTCESGQFGVNCAQTCPCHDKNCDPVSGACNLYPNQRMGVIAAATLVSFLLLILLLLLCCCFFCGNKYRNSLDQDNYTNSKKAKRILCGRFSRISTKLPRIPLRRQKMPKIVVASHDPESNFNCSFIEPPSAVEQPTPSWSSQESFSSFETSEDGPVYCVPHEDTVNESNVRPSPNIPAENMVGISEEDAGEYTSLKETQTATKQPSSDASKQPLLKSSDSEGSTSSSEPTMGELYARITRLSKNSKEEEDGGTADTKANDKPPSPGRTKPRPPDPSTKPKVSWIHGTSGAGQSEKGHAPSPPKEKKRISSEGSGKGEEKHRSKEKLNKKGEQKNQDGKKSDGNESPSKSKAHKASDPIEHINGAVQNALKKIGNFHSERKGDTAKEPPKSPNIMHPHMNSEAATLLAAQLKEKTQSLNRNDGLSVGIKPNGVSTPQASREKPTPPQKAKRSVTGTNKPLLPTSSNLQKMVAPVTDSSTPDSKTPEKQAINGTKVVGAADPTPKKTPIKKPPRKKGKDGTAETEPKTTPKTAIMPPQIVK